Sequence from the Metopolophium dirhodum isolate CAU chromosome 2, ASM1992520v1, whole genome shotgun sequence genome:
aatatattattttttaattgcatttcttgtaatattacattttttaacagaACAAATTTATTGGGCAAAGGACATTATATTTTTGGTAACTGAACATGAGCAACTGGGAATGCAAGCTTGGTTAGAGGCATATCACGGAACTTCCTGTGGTTCACCTGGTAACTAAACTGTTTGGTTAGATTAGAAGTTTTATGCTTAtgaattataatcaaatataactcaaaatatcaatataggTGTGTTAGACTCTGGAAAGTTAAGTGGTCGTGCAGGTGCTATTCAAGCTGCTATTAATTTGGAAATTCACTCTGACAAAATTGATCACATTGACATCAAATTGTCCGGATTAAATGGCCAATTGCCCAATTTAGATTTGGTGAATTTGGCTCATCGATTATGCAACAAAGAATCTGTTAAGCATACATTTAACAATGTTGATGGAGGAGTATGTATTTAATTCTTAAACTCTATAACAacacatttattttagattgaTAATAGtttctaattaatatatttttaataggctATTGGTCGTAGTAAAGTCAACTCTTATTACACAAATTTGAGTACAATGATGTCCATGGTAATGACACAAGCTACTGGAGTGCCTGATGGTAACCATGGTCTTTTTCATAGGTGAAATTTAaccagatattttattatttacttttgttgACGTGTacatcaatttaataaatagattTGGCATTGAAGCAATAACTTTAGAAGGATATGAAAAAGAAGGACGAGGAATTTATTCCAGTGTATTTCAAATTGGGAGGTATGGCAtaagattttacattttttataacattttagtttttaaatttattcctaTTTATTTCAAGGGTTATTGAAGGCATGTTCCGTAGCTTGAATAATCTGCTTGAAAGATTtcatcaatcattttttttttatctgctaCCTTCTACGGATAGATACGTTTCAATTGGTAAgcacaatattaaatgtataaaagtatataatatattgttgtgtataatgttaaaatatgatatctacattatttttttaaacttgaatttattgatattacaaaTTTTCAAAAGGGTGAACTGTTTTATTAGGTTTATACATGCCTTGTTTGGTATTGCTCGTTGGGGCTTTGTTTTTAAAAGCTTTCTCCACTTGGATTCAACATTCTTCTGAACATAAATCGGGTGACTCGTCAGCACAAACTACTGTATTAACACCAAAATTAcaaagataatttatataattaattgtcgggatattgtatttatttatagattcCTGAACGTTTGAATGTTGGAATGGTGAGTGTAATTATATTGGGTACTCATGTCGTAGGTTTGATATTATTACCAAATTTAGCACCTgcatattttacacatttttggaATCATATACCAACACATCGTGCATTATTACTAGGTTATGGTTCATTATCCATAACCATTGTTTGTCTACTgccaataataatgaaaaagtaagtaaaagttgtatttaaatataatttattgtaaatgtaatatagtataggaAGTTTTAACATAGGACACTCATTACCTCATTATTTAAttcaatgtttaatattttctgaagGATATTTAATTGGGACATATTGATTGTCATTTGtctctttaaattgtataaataaaaaaaattgacgaaTGTCAAAATAATCACCTTGTTTAGGTATTAAACTAATTTGATATGATTGTTTCTAGATGTCTAAATTCTTTCAAATCTTCAAATTGGGTACTGTTACATGTAATTTGTTTACTAGAGCTTGGAATAGGTTTGTTATGTGTTTCGATGCATAATTTTTCACTCGGGTATTTAACAGCTCTTGTGTATGTTCTACCGGCAGTTTGCATCAAATCTAGTGAAAACCGGTATGTAATTGATATATACCATTGGACCTATCtctaaatgttttaatactatttaatttctGTTTCAGTATAATAGTAAAACTGCTTTGGTTAATTGTGCACCCCATGTGCTCACTGTTTTGGATTACTGCATACATCACTTACACAGCATATCCTGAACTGCcaatttctgattttttgaCTAAAGTACTTGAGGCATCGGGCCAATGGATGGTATTGTCAACAATCGACAACATGATTTATGGTAATTGGGCATTTTCAGTTGGTGTACTGTTATTGCTGCCCGTTTGGACGTCATTTTGGTGTCTTATGTTCCTTCCAACAAATGTCTcacaaaaattgaagaaggaatgaataaaaaaaaatacaacctgttcattttaatctttttttttattcaataatttatttacaaaataatttttaagcaataaAAAAGATCAATATATAAaccatttatgttatattaactaaaatcattatattattctagtAGGAGTGAGTGcgggtattattatataatatgtatatatttattatgtgccTTGGCGTTCAGtcataatatgaaaatcaaTGAACATCATgattttacatagttttaagGTAACAAAAttcatttagaaaataaaatttgttcatGAATAagttatagtagaaaaaataatataatactgaaaCAGGACACTTTaagcattattataaaaaacatagcTTAAATTTGGGTAGGTAGGAACTATTAATTAGAAGaacgtaatttaaattaaaaatattgaactatttattattatttgggaaAAATTAAAGGATTAGTATACCAGGCTTAAAAATCACAGGACATAATTGGTTGTTCTCAATATTGTGTctgatattacatattatgtatagttataaaaaaaaatacatataataataataataataataataatataataataaaaaaaaaataaagtaaaaattggTGAGGGAAAGGGACTATTGAGATGCCAGCCATTAATTATCAGCTCGTTATCATTGAACAATGACTCTTAAATAGCTAGCAACCAAttatacaagaaaataatatcttaaGTTAGTATATATCACATAACAATATTGTAGATCTCACTTGGCGATCATATAATGCAtgtacagaaaaaattattattattgttacacggTACTTTGTAACTTGgatgttatgtaatattattgtacctagtaAAATCATAACACAATAACATATAACTAtgcatatacatacatatatacatctatgatatatataaatagtacatAATTGGtacagatataaataatattacttaactttataaataagtaGTCAATTTGTATAGATactattagtataaaaaaaaatattctctaaattataaaaaaaaaaaaaatggtaaaacaaaatgtaatcaatAGGGGTGATGTGATTATGTCATTCGATTTGCTCAAATGCCAAATACATAGAAAAAACAAAGGATTCTTATTGAGCAATTGGGAATATTCAGTGGAATTATTTGTGGCATGATTTAACTAAAAAAGAACACTTGAACAGCTTTTTTATATGTGGATGTAATACTTTACAAAAAGTTAAAGTTTCTGAGAGAATAAAATTGTTCCTGTTTGTATGCCATTTTCTTCatattattcagtatttttagttgatattttaattgttttacacCATACATTTTATTCTTGATTTTCTCTGTCAATTGCAAAGGTCGTACATTTATTCAACTAGCAATCTGAAAtgttaagaataaaaatatttagaatttattaattaatttaggacatatgtatattttattttaaccaaacataacaaaacaaataggtaagaacagaaaaaaaagtattattaagaggacgcgaCGTGATACCCACACTcatgtgttgtcttcgtcttacaggtgcgtaacatagcaaatttaagATCAGCAGATAATGTTTagctgttagtttaaaaattagagtgaatagaCCTATTATaaacttgatggtaaaaacattatttgtgtttatatgTGGGTTTTTACtacgatagttcaatttttaagtgagttatgagcatttttaatttacactatattatatacatataacttgataaaaaattgaactatcgtaaaaaaaccatatacaaatacagataatgttcttaccatcaagtgtcataataggttgattcactctaattttttaactaatggagctaaacgtgatctgttCATTTGCTATATaggcacttgtaagacggagacaacacacacAGGTGTGGGTTCCTCTTAATAgcattaatatatttgatttaatcCATGTTATAAGGACTCAAATTTTTTGGAATGCCACTCAGGCAAATCAATGTAGCTTCCCAAACTAAAAATGTGTATCAGGTAAATACTTTaccaacataatttattatgtcatTCTAGTCATTTTTGTCCAATttctatgaataaaaaaaatgtattgttcaaTTTGAATCATACAACCAcaaggcatatatatatatatatattatactttttaaatataaaatttctattatcaaaaaacaaattctaagtgtattttttttagagtttttagttcaaaaataccatatttttagGGCAttgaaatttcaatttataaccttttaattattaatataaaatacacccATATCTTAATGGGTAAAATGAATTTGATTTCTGTCAGTACACAGTTACAGTGAAATtacaaacagttattttttaattattaaatttaaaaattacaaaactggccataaaacaattttattacatttattactacttaatacattaaaatattaaattagtgtttctggttagattttttttcaataaattataataaaatgaaccTATCAGAATTAGACTAGAAACAGGAATTAAAACTGTTACATTTAactcataattaaataatgaatacctTGTGCCTGTTGGTCTATAGATGTCGTTCCTGGCATATTgagaaaaaataagtattatgttTAGTTAAGATCCCACTGCTGTTGATTGTAGATTATTATCAAATTCATTTTAATTCAGGACTTgttgaatttgaaatatgttgTCACATAGCATTGGATGAATTAGAAGTTGGACTTCAGGAGTATTAGAAGAAACATAATTGAACAGTTTCGAAGCTTGTTgatttgttgttattatgattGGGTATCACTTGATTACATAGGTGGTTTGATTTTGGTAACTGTAACTTTGTTATTTTTGATGGATTTGGCATTATGATGTACACGAAAGACATACAAATTGAGGTTTAGTTGTATGACTAATTATAGACATTAATGACGCCTTCCTAGATAGAACAAAAAGTAATTTTGGTAAGTCAAATACTGAAATGTATAGCACAATTTttagtcaaatttaatttttacctgaAAGGTCAGCTGCCAtagtatgaacatttttaactcGCTGTTGTTGCTTTGCTTTGTCTCTTTTTTCTCGCTCTTGCATATCTCTATCTCTTTGTAGCCTGTCTTCTTCCATTTTCATCCTATCTACGATATTTGGAGACATCACTAATGGTGACTGTAAATGATGAAGTCCATATAGAGCTGAAGGATGAGGACTATTATGAGGATGATATGGAGAAGAAGGAAACAAAGGTACTCCACATCTTTCAAGGTACATTTGTTCTTCAATCCTAAAATAAcacataaaaagtaaattaataagtataacttaattgatacaaataataacttaCCGAAAAGCATGTTGAAAATGTGGGGAATAAAGATTTGCAGGATGGTAAGGTGAGTATGAGGCAGGGTCAACGGCAAAATGAGGAGGAGGAGCAGATGCTGATGTAGGCACCATAGTTCTTTGTTCATCAGGCTTATAAGGTTGAAAACCACTACGAGGCTCAGTATTTAGACCAGTTGATTTTGATTCcttgtgataaaaatatataattaattatatataacggttttaaactttttaaataatagttgatTCTCTAATCTCTTTTTTCTACATAACATATCATGCCATTATGGGCCTTTTACTACACATTTTTAAGACTCGActctattttctatttaaatatatttttacacacatTTTGACATATCTCTTTTCGCAACTGACCTAGCGCCTGCATTCTTTCTTAAACCGTACACACTGCTACTCTGACTAGCGACATTTGTTAGGGTAAGATGGCGACCAGAGTACCTTAAGCACCGGTGGTGCCCACATGTACAGTTTGATGGAGGGGGGGATATGACATGACCCTAGGGCTTGCATTCTCTCCTTAACTGCCACTCTGAATATTGAGGTTAATATGATAAGACCAGGGTCGTTCAGTGTTATGCATTCGGCAGTCCGGTGCATGAGTCGCAGGTTCAAATCCTGTACTATGcgtaatttattcatttaattctCAACATCTCTCCCATGACCGGTCACAGAAAATGTGACCGCATCACCTctattcagttaaaaaaaaaataattgataaacagTTAATACTGCCAATGTATAGTGAAAtttgtacctattgtaataGTTAAGAGAATAATAAGACTTTTAACAGATTTTTCACTTTCCCACCAAAATCAACTTTTCGGTTTACACCAGTATGGTAATATACATTTCCATTTTAAGCtacagaaattttaaatttttagattttagtaatcccatattatataaactatggAAAGTTGTTgatatactgaaaataaaaaatattaaaaaaaatttgattttacaatatttttggttAGTTGGAATATCCATTATTATTGTGCTTtagtatttctataattttgtttaatataaacttttgCTCCAAGTACAGATTTTAGTCGTACATCACCAATGTTAAGTTCTTTATTACACATGAAACAgcccaaaaattaaaattattttatttttatcaagtttataattaattgggAATTTACCAATTATGaacatatatattactatgCTAGCAGTAAACGTAAAGGTTGACTTTGGCGTAAAAATGACATGCTGAAATTATATctcaatgttattttttaagatacTTACATTATCTGGTTGTGTTTTATTACAGCCTGGAAGTGTGATTCGTCCTTTCAAAGATTCCTGTTGGTGTTTTTCTTGGGACTCAATTCCTTCTTTATctacataaacaaaattaaataaattttaggtttctataatattaacttatataatatattatatatatatatattaacttatataatatatcatatatatatatcttaccATTGGAGTGAGTAGAAGGGGGTCCGGCTTGTTTAGCTAAATTTCTAAGTGCAGCAGCAAAAGATCTACCACCAGGAGATGGTGGTGGTGGAGCTTGTCCAATAAGATTTGGCATTAAAGTACGTTTTGAACCTGAACTTGT
This genomic interval carries:
- the LOC132938103 gene encoding glycosylphosphatidylinositol anchor attachment 1 protein, whose protein sequence is MGLLTDPSVGHGALTSIFVRHHNRFCIVMYIISVVLFCMLAHYSLSSQTYFSENALLPGLVKGQLNDNTGSSFRDHFRELNAEAQHYETETPHAYLISKFKNLRLETYSHNFTLNYPLKKNTKYTGRNVYGILRAPRSASIESIVLSVPYRAPSSVFPSTLPGLAVMFQIAQFFRQQIYWAKDIIFLVTEHEQLGMQAWLEAYHGTSCGSPGVLDSGKLSGRAGAIQAAINLEIHSDKIDHIDIKLSGLNGQLPNLDLVNLAHRLCNKESVKHTFNNVDGGAIGRSKVNSYYTNLSTMMSMVMTQATGVPDGNHGLFHRFGIEAITLEGYEKEGRGIYSSVFQIGRVIEGMFRSLNNLLERFHQSFFFYLLPSTDRYVSIGLYMPCLVLLVGALFLKAFSTWIQHSSEHKSGDSSAQTTIPERLNVGMVSVIILGTHVVGLILLPNLAPAYFTHFWNHIPTHRALLLGYGSLSITIVCLLPIIMKKCLNSFKSSNWVLLHVICLLELGIGLLCVSMHNFSLGYLTALVYVLPAVCIKSSENRIIVKLLWLIVHPMCSLFWITAYITYTAYPELPISDFLTKVLEASGQWMVLSTIDNMIYGNWAFSVGVLLLLPVWTSFWCLMFLPTNVSQKLKKE